From Carassius auratus strain Wakin chromosome 22, ASM336829v1, whole genome shotgun sequence, a single genomic window includes:
- the abi3bpb gene encoding ABI family, member 3 (NESH) binding protein b isoform X7 has protein sequence MAGSTVLHLGFLLMLAGILLLPCISAQRVRVRRQNMKVRINATGDTIVLKFVRPNPDVKLEGYILGYGSSMFSKQFIQLPENGEPYETEIDAEPKYLVAVQPIPTNDVKKHCTGKVNLDKPLHLVIDSVTPTSVLLSWGTYLKTPYEGNIMNECLEDGHYTIRYRERNRKWIYQTCPTSDTVIDNLKPNTPYEFGVRSNKDDRSGMWSKPVIHNTNMGEKNMQIPYKPNRPIVKTLAGTHSSLFPLRPAVVYHNISQAGLSKNTGVNGGPKTSFGTSIRKDSISSLPSKPLDSVLTVTTRNQTSLSRYSFSLSNGMRPSSPRLGDSSRRYGANGEHHKGLSLPKPAIWSRTRMGSPGSTRLSIQAKKPNLVGKHGGIADKITGLSQDKSSILKPKLPPVTAKPSKPKTTSSPTVTAPRFETWENSSVFSSVPASKVDAMGKERYIAPHVVYKTDKKPDEPCSITTSLSYFPEEEAGGQNVTNPPRTPPSNLTVVTVEGCPSFIILDWEKTDNDTTEYEVISTTKGPDGEQVSILTTNQTHTAVENLKPESSYEFKVKPKNDLGEGPSSDPVTFNTESADPRVSENVSGKDAIWTQFPFKTDSYSECNGKQYVKRTWYRKFVGIQLCNSLRYKIYLSDSLNGKFYNIGDQTGHGEDHCQFVDSFLDGRTGTQLPADQLPTRPGFYRAMRQEPVHFGQIGGNSHATYVAWYECGTPIPGKW, from the exons ATGGCAGGCAGCACTGTCCTTCACTTGGGCTTCCTTCTGATGCTCGCAGGAATTCTCCTCCTTCCATGCATCTCAGCACAAAGAGTCAGAG TAAGAAGACAGAATATGAAAGTTCGAATCAACGCCACTGGGGATACTATAGTTCTGAAGTTCGTTCGACCCAACCCCGATGTCAAACTTGAAGGCTACATCTTAGGCTATGGTTCCAGCATGTTCTCCAAGCAGTTCATTCAACTTCCAGAAAACGGGGAACCCTATGAGACGGAGATTG ATGCTGAGCCTAAGTACCTGGTAGCTGTTCAGCCCATCCCAACCAATGACGTGAAGAAGCACTGCACAG GTAAAGTGAACCTGGACAAACCTCTTCATCTGGTCATCGATTCTGTCACACCGACATCTGTGCTTTTGTCCTGGGGAACCTACTTAAAGAcaccctatgaaggaaacatcaTGAACGAGTGTTTGGAGGATGG GCATTACACCATTCGCTATAGAGAAAGAAACAGGAAGTGGATCTACCAAACCTGCCCCACGTCTGATACCGTAATCGATAACCTCAAACCCAACACACCCTACGAATTTGGCGTCCGATCCAACAAAGATGACCGTAGTGGAATGTGGAGCAAACCAGTGATCCACAACACCAACATGGGAG aaaaaaacatgcaGATACCCTACAAGCCAAACCGACCCATTGTCAAGACTTTG GCTGGAACCCACAGCAGTCTGTTCCCACTTCGACCTG CTGTTGTATACCACAACATAAGCCAGGCAGGACTGTCCAAAAACACAGGTGTTAATGGAGGTCCCAAGACATCTTTTG GTACAAGCATCCGGAAAGATTCCATCTCTTCTCTTCCATCCAAACCGCTCGATTCAGTCTTAACAGTGACCACCAGGAACCAGACATCACTGAGCAgatactctttctctctctctaatggCATGAGACCTTCTTCCCCCAGGCTTGGTGACTCCTCCAGAAGATATGGGG CTAACGGTGAGCACCATAAGGGACTTTCTCTCCCCAAACCAGCCATATGGTCCAGAACAAGAATGG GTTCTCCGGGTTCTACACGCCTTTCTATTCAAGCAAAAAAGCCTAATCTTGTTGGCAAACATGGAGGAATAG CAGACAAGATAACAGGCCTGAGTCAGGACAAATCTTCCATCTTGAAACCCAAGCTGCCACCTGTTACAGCAAAACCATCCAAACCAAAGACAACATCTTCTCCTACAGTGACAG CACCCCGATTTGAGACATGGGAAAACTCTTCAGTATTCAGCTCTGTTCCTGCTTCTAAAGTTGATGCCATGGGCAAAGAACGCTACATTG CTCCACATGTGGTCTACAAGACAGATAAGAAGCCAGATGAACCCTGCTCCATCACCACCTCTCTGAGTTACTTCCCTGAGGAGGAGGCTGGAGGGCAAAATGTCACCAACCCTCCAAGAACACCCCCATCCAACCTTACTGTTGTAACCGTGGAAGGATGCCCCTCCTTCATTATTCTTGATTGGGAGAAAACAGATAATGATACGACAG AATATGAGGTTATCTCAACTACCAAAGGTCCTGATGGTGAACAGGTTTCCATTCTGACCACCAACCAGACTCATACAGCTGTGGAGAACCTCAAACCAGAGAGCAG TTATGAATTCAAGGTGAAGCCTAAGAATGATCTCGGTGAAGGGCCGTCCAGCGATCCAGTGACCTTCAACACAGAGTCTG CGGATCCACGAGTAAGTGAGAACGTCTCAG GTAAAGACGCCATTTGGACCCAGTTCCCCTTCAAAACTGACTCCTATTCCGAATGCAACGGCAAGCAGTATGTCAAGAGGACGTGGTACCGCAAATTTGTTGGCATCCAACTCTGCAATTCCCTACGATACAAGATCTACCTGAGCGACTCCCTCAACG GTAAATTCTACAATATTGGAGACCAGACGGGTCATGGTGAAGACCACTGCCAGTTTGTGGACTCATTCCTGGATGGAAGAACAGGCACTCAGCTTCCTGCAGACCAGCTACCAACCAGGCCAG GCTTCTACAGAGCAATGAGACAAGAGCCAGTCCATTTCGGCCAGATAGGTGGAAACTCCCATGCCACCTACGTCGCATGGTACGAATGCGGTACGCCAATCCCAGGGAAGTGGTAA
- the abi3bpb gene encoding ABI family, member 3 (NESH) binding protein b isoform X9, producing the protein MAGSTVLHLGFLLMLAGILLLPCISAQRVRVRRQNMKVRINATGDTIVLKFVRPNPDVKLEGYILGYGSSMFSKQFIQLPENGEPYETEIDAEPKYLVAVQPIPTNDVKKHCTGKVNLDKPLHLVIDSVTPTSVLLSWGTYLKTPYEGNIMNECLEDGHYTIRYRERNRKWIYQTCPTSDTVIDNLKPNTPYEFGVRSNKDDRSGMWSKPVIHNTNMGEKNMQIPYKPNRPIVKTLAGTHSSLFPLRPAVVYHNISQAGLSKNTGVNGGPKTSFAPPMGHQGTVAAPRANEPKWPQLPLANGEHHKGLSLPKPAIWSRTRMGSPGSTRLSIQAKKPNLVGKHGGIADKITGLSQDKSSILKPKLPPVTAKPSKPKTTSSPTVTAPRFETWENSSVFSSVPASKVDAMGKERYIAPHVVYKTDKKPDEPCSITTSLSYFPEEEAGGQNVTNPPRTPPSNLTVVTVEGCPSFIILDWEKTDNDTTEYEVISTTKGPDGEQVSILTTNQTHTAVENLKPESSYEFKVKPKNDLGEGPSSDPVTFNTESADPRVSENVSGKDAIWTQFPFKTDSYSECNGKQYVKRTWYRKFVGIQLCNSLRYKIYLSDSLNGKFYNIGDQTGHGEDHCQFVDSFLDGRTGTQLPADQLPTRPGFYRAMRQEPVHFGQIGGNSHATYVAWYECGTPIPGKW; encoded by the exons ATGGCAGGCAGCACTGTCCTTCACTTGGGCTTCCTTCTGATGCTCGCAGGAATTCTCCTCCTTCCATGCATCTCAGCACAAAGAGTCAGAG TAAGAAGACAGAATATGAAAGTTCGAATCAACGCCACTGGGGATACTATAGTTCTGAAGTTCGTTCGACCCAACCCCGATGTCAAACTTGAAGGCTACATCTTAGGCTATGGTTCCAGCATGTTCTCCAAGCAGTTCATTCAACTTCCAGAAAACGGGGAACCCTATGAGACGGAGATTG ATGCTGAGCCTAAGTACCTGGTAGCTGTTCAGCCCATCCCAACCAATGACGTGAAGAAGCACTGCACAG GTAAAGTGAACCTGGACAAACCTCTTCATCTGGTCATCGATTCTGTCACACCGACATCTGTGCTTTTGTCCTGGGGAACCTACTTAAAGAcaccctatgaaggaaacatcaTGAACGAGTGTTTGGAGGATGG GCATTACACCATTCGCTATAGAGAAAGAAACAGGAAGTGGATCTACCAAACCTGCCCCACGTCTGATACCGTAATCGATAACCTCAAACCCAACACACCCTACGAATTTGGCGTCCGATCCAACAAAGATGACCGTAGTGGAATGTGGAGCAAACCAGTGATCCACAACACCAACATGGGAG aaaaaaacatgcaGATACCCTACAAGCCAAACCGACCCATTGTCAAGACTTTG GCTGGAACCCACAGCAGTCTGTTCCCACTTCGACCTG CTGTTGTATACCACAACATAAGCCAGGCAGGACTGTCCAAAAACACAGGTGTTAATGGAGGTCCCAAGACATCTTTTG CACCACCAATGGGCCATCAAGGAACTGTGGCTGCTCCAAGAGCCAATGAGCCAAAATGGCCTCAGCTCCCATTGG CTAACGGTGAGCACCATAAGGGACTTTCTCTCCCCAAACCAGCCATATGGTCCAGAACAAGAATGG GTTCTCCGGGTTCTACACGCCTTTCTATTCAAGCAAAAAAGCCTAATCTTGTTGGCAAACATGGAGGAATAG CAGACAAGATAACAGGCCTGAGTCAGGACAAATCTTCCATCTTGAAACCCAAGCTGCCACCTGTTACAGCAAAACCATCCAAACCAAAGACAACATCTTCTCCTACAGTGACAG CACCCCGATTTGAGACATGGGAAAACTCTTCAGTATTCAGCTCTGTTCCTGCTTCTAAAGTTGATGCCATGGGCAAAGAACGCTACATTG CTCCACATGTGGTCTACAAGACAGATAAGAAGCCAGATGAACCCTGCTCCATCACCACCTCTCTGAGTTACTTCCCTGAGGAGGAGGCTGGAGGGCAAAATGTCACCAACCCTCCAAGAACACCCCCATCCAACCTTACTGTTGTAACCGTGGAAGGATGCCCCTCCTTCATTATTCTTGATTGGGAGAAAACAGATAATGATACGACAG AATATGAGGTTATCTCAACTACCAAAGGTCCTGATGGTGAACAGGTTTCCATTCTGACCACCAACCAGACTCATACAGCTGTGGAGAACCTCAAACCAGAGAGCAG TTATGAATTCAAGGTGAAGCCTAAGAATGATCTCGGTGAAGGGCCGTCCAGCGATCCAGTGACCTTCAACACAGAGTCTG CGGATCCACGAGTAAGTGAGAACGTCTCAG GTAAAGACGCCATTTGGACCCAGTTCCCCTTCAAAACTGACTCCTATTCCGAATGCAACGGCAAGCAGTATGTCAAGAGGACGTGGTACCGCAAATTTGTTGGCATCCAACTCTGCAATTCCCTACGATACAAGATCTACCTGAGCGACTCCCTCAACG GTAAATTCTACAATATTGGAGACCAGACGGGTCATGGTGAAGACCACTGCCAGTTTGTGGACTCATTCCTGGATGGAAGAACAGGCACTCAGCTTCCTGCAGACCAGCTACCAACCAGGCCAG GCTTCTACAGAGCAATGAGACAAGAGCCAGTCCATTTCGGCCAGATAGGTGGAAACTCCCATGCCACCTACGTCGCATGGTACGAATGCGGTACGCCAATCCCAGGGAAGTGGTAA
- the abi3bpb gene encoding ABI family, member 3 (NESH) binding protein b isoform X8, with translation MAGSTVLHLGFLLMLAGILLLPCISAQRVRVRRQNMKVRINATGDTIVLKFVRPNPDVKLEGYILGYGSSMFSKQFIQLPENGEPYETEIDAEPKYLVAVQPIPTNDVKKHCTGKVNLDKPLHLVIDSVTPTSVLLSWGTYLKTPYEGNIMNECLEDGHYTIRYRERNRKWIYQTCPTSDTVIDNLKPNTPYEFGVRSNKDDRSGMWSKPVIHNTNMGEKNMQIPYKPNRPIVKTLAGTHSSLFPLRPGTSIRKDSISSLPSKPLDSVLTVTTRNQTSLSRYSFSLSNGMRPSSPRLGDSSRRYGANGEHHKGLSLPKPAIWSRTRMGSPGSTRLSIQAKKPNLVGKHGGIADKITGLSQDKSSILKPKLPPVTAKPSKPKTTSSPTVTAPRFETWENSSVFSSVPASKVDAMGKERYIAPHVVYKTDKKPDEPCSITTSLSYFPEEEAGGQNVTNPPRTPPSNLTVVTVEGCPSFIILDWEKTDNDTTEYEVISTTKGPDGEQVSILTTNQTHTAVENLKPESSYEFKVKPKNDLGEGPSSDPVTFNTESADPRVSENVSGKDAIWTQFPFKTDSYSECNGKQYVKRTWYRKFVGIQLCNSLRYKIYLSDSLNGKFYNIGDQTGHGEDHCQFVDSFLDGRTGTQLPADQLPTRPGFYRAMRQEPVHFGQIGGNSHATYVAWYECGTPIPGKW, from the exons ATGGCAGGCAGCACTGTCCTTCACTTGGGCTTCCTTCTGATGCTCGCAGGAATTCTCCTCCTTCCATGCATCTCAGCACAAAGAGTCAGAG TAAGAAGACAGAATATGAAAGTTCGAATCAACGCCACTGGGGATACTATAGTTCTGAAGTTCGTTCGACCCAACCCCGATGTCAAACTTGAAGGCTACATCTTAGGCTATGGTTCCAGCATGTTCTCCAAGCAGTTCATTCAACTTCCAGAAAACGGGGAACCCTATGAGACGGAGATTG ATGCTGAGCCTAAGTACCTGGTAGCTGTTCAGCCCATCCCAACCAATGACGTGAAGAAGCACTGCACAG GTAAAGTGAACCTGGACAAACCTCTTCATCTGGTCATCGATTCTGTCACACCGACATCTGTGCTTTTGTCCTGGGGAACCTACTTAAAGAcaccctatgaaggaaacatcaTGAACGAGTGTTTGGAGGATGG GCATTACACCATTCGCTATAGAGAAAGAAACAGGAAGTGGATCTACCAAACCTGCCCCACGTCTGATACCGTAATCGATAACCTCAAACCCAACACACCCTACGAATTTGGCGTCCGATCCAACAAAGATGACCGTAGTGGAATGTGGAGCAAACCAGTGATCCACAACACCAACATGGGAG aaaaaaacatgcaGATACCCTACAAGCCAAACCGACCCATTGTCAAGACTTTG GCTGGAACCCACAGCAGTCTGTTCCCACTTCGACCTG GTACAAGCATCCGGAAAGATTCCATCTCTTCTCTTCCATCCAAACCGCTCGATTCAGTCTTAACAGTGACCACCAGGAACCAGACATCACTGAGCAgatactctttctctctctctaatggCATGAGACCTTCTTCCCCCAGGCTTGGTGACTCCTCCAGAAGATATGGGG CTAACGGTGAGCACCATAAGGGACTTTCTCTCCCCAAACCAGCCATATGGTCCAGAACAAGAATGG GTTCTCCGGGTTCTACACGCCTTTCTATTCAAGCAAAAAAGCCTAATCTTGTTGGCAAACATGGAGGAATAG CAGACAAGATAACAGGCCTGAGTCAGGACAAATCTTCCATCTTGAAACCCAAGCTGCCACCTGTTACAGCAAAACCATCCAAACCAAAGACAACATCTTCTCCTACAGTGACAG CACCCCGATTTGAGACATGGGAAAACTCTTCAGTATTCAGCTCTGTTCCTGCTTCTAAAGTTGATGCCATGGGCAAAGAACGCTACATTG CTCCACATGTGGTCTACAAGACAGATAAGAAGCCAGATGAACCCTGCTCCATCACCACCTCTCTGAGTTACTTCCCTGAGGAGGAGGCTGGAGGGCAAAATGTCACCAACCCTCCAAGAACACCCCCATCCAACCTTACTGTTGTAACCGTGGAAGGATGCCCCTCCTTCATTATTCTTGATTGGGAGAAAACAGATAATGATACGACAG AATATGAGGTTATCTCAACTACCAAAGGTCCTGATGGTGAACAGGTTTCCATTCTGACCACCAACCAGACTCATACAGCTGTGGAGAACCTCAAACCAGAGAGCAG TTATGAATTCAAGGTGAAGCCTAAGAATGATCTCGGTGAAGGGCCGTCCAGCGATCCAGTGACCTTCAACACAGAGTCTG CGGATCCACGAGTAAGTGAGAACGTCTCAG GTAAAGACGCCATTTGGACCCAGTTCCCCTTCAAAACTGACTCCTATTCCGAATGCAACGGCAAGCAGTATGTCAAGAGGACGTGGTACCGCAAATTTGTTGGCATCCAACTCTGCAATTCCCTACGATACAAGATCTACCTGAGCGACTCCCTCAACG GTAAATTCTACAATATTGGAGACCAGACGGGTCATGGTGAAGACCACTGCCAGTTTGTGGACTCATTCCTGGATGGAAGAACAGGCACTCAGCTTCCTGCAGACCAGCTACCAACCAGGCCAG GCTTCTACAGAGCAATGAGACAAGAGCCAGTCCATTTCGGCCAGATAGGTGGAAACTCCCATGCCACCTACGTCGCATGGTACGAATGCGGTACGCCAATCCCAGGGAAGTGGTAA
- the abi3bpb gene encoding ABI family, member 3 (NESH) binding protein b isoform X12, with translation MAGSTVLHLGFLLMLAGILLLPCISAQRVRVRRQNMKVRINATGDTIVLKFVRPNPDVKLEGYILGYGSSMFSKQFIQLPENGEPYETEIDAEPKYLVAVQPIPTNDVKKHCTGKVNLDKPLHLVIDSVTPTSVLLSWGTYLKTPYEGNIMNECLEDGHYTIRYRERNRKWIYQTCPTSDTVIDNLKPNTPYEFGVRSNKDDRSGMWSKPVIHNTNMGEKNMQIPYKPNRPIVKTLAGTHSSLFPLRPGSPGSTRLSIQAKKPNLVGKHGGIADKITGLSQDKSSILKPKLPPVTAKPSKPKTTSSPTVTAPRFETWENSSVFSSVPASKVDAMGKERYIAPHVVYKTDKKPDEPCSITTSLSYFPEEEAGGQNVTNPPRTPPSNLTVVTVEGCPSFIILDWEKTDNDTTEYEVISTTKGPDGEQVSILTTNQTHTAVENLKPESSYEFKVKPKNDLGEGPSSDPVTFNTESADPRVSENVSGKDAIWTQFPFKTDSYSECNGKQYVKRTWYRKFVGIQLCNSLRYKIYLSDSLNGKFYNIGDQTGHGEDHCQFVDSFLDGRTGTQLPADQLPTRPGFYRAMRQEPVHFGQIGGNSHATYVAWYECGTPIPGKW, from the exons ATGGCAGGCAGCACTGTCCTTCACTTGGGCTTCCTTCTGATGCTCGCAGGAATTCTCCTCCTTCCATGCATCTCAGCACAAAGAGTCAGAG TAAGAAGACAGAATATGAAAGTTCGAATCAACGCCACTGGGGATACTATAGTTCTGAAGTTCGTTCGACCCAACCCCGATGTCAAACTTGAAGGCTACATCTTAGGCTATGGTTCCAGCATGTTCTCCAAGCAGTTCATTCAACTTCCAGAAAACGGGGAACCCTATGAGACGGAGATTG ATGCTGAGCCTAAGTACCTGGTAGCTGTTCAGCCCATCCCAACCAATGACGTGAAGAAGCACTGCACAG GTAAAGTGAACCTGGACAAACCTCTTCATCTGGTCATCGATTCTGTCACACCGACATCTGTGCTTTTGTCCTGGGGAACCTACTTAAAGAcaccctatgaaggaaacatcaTGAACGAGTGTTTGGAGGATGG GCATTACACCATTCGCTATAGAGAAAGAAACAGGAAGTGGATCTACCAAACCTGCCCCACGTCTGATACCGTAATCGATAACCTCAAACCCAACACACCCTACGAATTTGGCGTCCGATCCAACAAAGATGACCGTAGTGGAATGTGGAGCAAACCAGTGATCCACAACACCAACATGGGAG aaaaaaacatgcaGATACCCTACAAGCCAAACCGACCCATTGTCAAGACTTTG GCTGGAACCCACAGCAGTCTGTTCCCACTTCGACCTG GTTCTCCGGGTTCTACACGCCTTTCTATTCAAGCAAAAAAGCCTAATCTTGTTGGCAAACATGGAGGAATAG CAGACAAGATAACAGGCCTGAGTCAGGACAAATCTTCCATCTTGAAACCCAAGCTGCCACCTGTTACAGCAAAACCATCCAAACCAAAGACAACATCTTCTCCTACAGTGACAG CACCCCGATTTGAGACATGGGAAAACTCTTCAGTATTCAGCTCTGTTCCTGCTTCTAAAGTTGATGCCATGGGCAAAGAACGCTACATTG CTCCACATGTGGTCTACAAGACAGATAAGAAGCCAGATGAACCCTGCTCCATCACCACCTCTCTGAGTTACTTCCCTGAGGAGGAGGCTGGAGGGCAAAATGTCACCAACCCTCCAAGAACACCCCCATCCAACCTTACTGTTGTAACCGTGGAAGGATGCCCCTCCTTCATTATTCTTGATTGGGAGAAAACAGATAATGATACGACAG AATATGAGGTTATCTCAACTACCAAAGGTCCTGATGGTGAACAGGTTTCCATTCTGACCACCAACCAGACTCATACAGCTGTGGAGAACCTCAAACCAGAGAGCAG TTATGAATTCAAGGTGAAGCCTAAGAATGATCTCGGTGAAGGGCCGTCCAGCGATCCAGTGACCTTCAACACAGAGTCTG CGGATCCACGAGTAAGTGAGAACGTCTCAG GTAAAGACGCCATTTGGACCCAGTTCCCCTTCAAAACTGACTCCTATTCCGAATGCAACGGCAAGCAGTATGTCAAGAGGACGTGGTACCGCAAATTTGTTGGCATCCAACTCTGCAATTCCCTACGATACAAGATCTACCTGAGCGACTCCCTCAACG GTAAATTCTACAATATTGGAGACCAGACGGGTCATGGTGAAGACCACTGCCAGTTTGTGGACTCATTCCTGGATGGAAGAACAGGCACTCAGCTTCCTGCAGACCAGCTACCAACCAGGCCAG GCTTCTACAGAGCAATGAGACAAGAGCCAGTCCATTTCGGCCAGATAGGTGGAAACTCCCATGCCACCTACGTCGCATGGTACGAATGCGGTACGCCAATCCCAGGGAAGTGGTAA